A region of Deltaproteobacteria bacterium DNA encodes the following proteins:
- a CDS encoding AAA family ATPase: protein MENSDMSDKNKKFPGTSPMPLKEFLSFAVSISATLDDLHKKEVIHGDIRPGNINWKADNLKASLMNPSAMGAGISLFSAARLPYISPEQTGRMNRFVDYRTDLYSLGVTFYELLTGEAPFISEDPLKMIHSHIAKRPQPPHESRSEVPKQISAIVMRLLEKNAEDRYQSAFGLQHDLKVCVDQLEKSGAIEGFELGLSDYTGIFQIPQKLYGREAEVKSLLDSFTRISDGTVELFLVAGYAGIGKSALIHEVQKPITGKRGYFIKGKFDQYQRNVPYFAWGQAFSSLIDYLLMENEAQLKTWKATILKAVGLNGKVLADVIPNLERVIGPQPDVAELGGQEAQNRFNYVFQSFVRVMAQKDHPLVIFLDDLQWIDSASLNLQKVLLSDPDLAFFLIIGAYRDNEVNASHPLTMSITELERAEVNLKRMSLQNLTANDVSALIADTLHCNRKYSAPLAKLVYSKTGGNAFFTHQLMHTLDDEGVLNFDSNSRQWQWDMNVLKAMDITENVVDLMTGKLQKLPFNTVETIKLAACIGNRFDMATLLIIVNKPEQVVKEWLGPALREGIVSTIDDHYKFAHDRVQQAAYSLIPEKELKSFHLQIGRLLQDYPSTQDRIFDIVNQLNYVVELITEPGERTKLAEQNLMAARKAKAASAFTSAKKYAETGIGLLESKSWQNDYELTLSLHNENGELASLTGHYDQIPHILELIRSNAKSFNDQLGICMTQIEAETSQYRFAEALEIGLDLLKDLNIKVPRPPSDEDIQNLYDKLLSLLTDDPIKRIQELEKMTDERASATCSIIVSEMSTSYFVDPSLFPILVYLGAISTLENGLNSWSPHFFGNVCELICASITPETPADEAISLIQFNKNLLQATRNMLDNPITAKCRTKGMMLLTFNSPWVRPIQESIELAKTTYHTGFEDGDLLYGSYGAILFAFTAFAAGMNLDLYQSQISWFTNSLSHTGQKATLNWLSLYQQSAENFIELSSKPDELKGAYFDESEWLPNAISAKDTFGRHNFLLQKLILVYHFDRDKALVKYAHEVDYFINANPGSFTISMYYLYLSLAKLRLCTIPEKSNDTMDWVDKALHWFEIWAEFVPSTFQHKYDLIMAEKARVADETDKALYHYDQAIQGAQKMGFINDEALANELAARFWLGKKHEDIASLYMKKAYNCYRQWGAKGKLKYLVAKYPKLFETEGVTDERQTPLDLDTVIKASQTIAREIVLDKLMTKMMQIVIQNAGAQQGFLILEKEGNWVIEAESDIDQGEVQVLQSLNVEAREEVSPGIIHYVARSKESVVLNNAATEGGFTDDLTIQQPQSKSVLCTPLINQGKVSGILYLENKLTTGAFTPERVELLNLLSSQMAMALDNAKLYANLEEKVKERSKELAESEHWFRVVFENVGDGLMVHGFKPDGSPEPFLHVNPPWCKKLGYSIEEMLKISPLELDDPEIAREVVMGAMKNLIEKGYAVFEAVQMRKDGSKLPVEVNARLVPFKGKDYIFSAVRDITLRKEAEESLKLAKEAADAANRAKSVFLANMSHELRTPLNAILGFSEMMRRDQNAPTDQQEKLSIIKRSGEHLLNMINDVLDLSKIEAGRLELEPMAFDLQQMLADIARMFEVRAEGAGLYFVLETDPKLTHFIKTDSGKLRQILINLLGNAVKFTQEGGIALRIRTLPMADSPDMHNLQIEVEDSGPGIAAERIERIFEPFVQAGRSPASTEGTGLGLAITKSFVELIGGEISVESKPGEGALFRVQLPVALADAAEVGVMEAAKSAVSGLEPGQPQWRVMVVEDNIDNRLLLSSLLQGVGFHIREAENGAEGVALFAQWQPHFIWMDMRMPVMDGYRATAKIRSLPGGDKVKIVALTASAFKDQRKNILDTGCDHVVYKPFKSHEIFDAMEQQLGVRYTYEEEMKEPAMPEITLTSEILAQLPEELRQALREAAHNLDISATNDVIELIGNKQPDIARGLLLLLKEFRFEKILELLK from the coding sequence GTGGAAAACAGTGATATGAGTGATAAAAATAAAAAATTTCCAGGCACCTCACCAATGCCGTTAAAAGAATTCCTTTCTTTTGCTGTTTCTATTTCCGCAACTCTCGATGATTTACACAAAAAAGAAGTTATCCACGGAGATATCCGTCCCGGCAATATCAACTGGAAGGCGGACAACCTAAAGGCTTCACTGATGAACCCTTCGGCAATGGGCGCCGGAATATCTTTGTTCAGCGCGGCACGCCTGCCCTATATATCACCGGAACAAACGGGCCGCATGAACCGTTTCGTCGATTACCGTACCGATCTGTATTCTCTGGGTGTGACCTTCTATGAACTATTAACGGGGGAAGCCCCCTTCATTTCAGAAGACCCGCTGAAGATGATTCACAGCCATATTGCAAAAAGGCCGCAGCCGCCTCACGAAAGCAGAAGCGAAGTTCCAAAACAGATTTCGGCCATTGTTATGCGGCTGCTGGAGAAAAATGCCGAAGACCGCTACCAGTCTGCTTTTGGATTACAGCATGATTTGAAAGTATGCGTCGATCAGTTAGAGAAGAGTGGAGCTATCGAAGGATTTGAATTAGGCTTGTCAGATTATACAGGCATATTCCAGATCCCGCAGAAGCTATATGGCAGAGAAGCTGAAGTAAAATCCTTGCTCGACTCTTTTACAAGAATCTCTGACGGGACGGTCGAACTTTTTCTGGTGGCCGGTTATGCCGGCATCGGTAAGAGTGCGTTGATCCACGAGGTACAGAAGCCAATCACCGGAAAACGTGGATATTTTATCAAAGGTAAGTTTGACCAGTATCAGCGAAATGTCCCTTACTTTGCCTGGGGTCAGGCCTTCAGCAGTTTGATAGACTATCTTCTGATGGAAAATGAAGCTCAGCTCAAAACCTGGAAAGCGACTATACTAAAAGCTGTGGGACTAAACGGTAAAGTGTTAGCTGATGTTATACCCAACCTTGAACGGGTTATCGGGCCACAGCCTGACGTAGCAGAATTAGGCGGGCAAGAAGCGCAGAATCGTTTTAATTATGTGTTCCAAAGCTTTGTCAGGGTCATGGCTCAAAAAGATCATCCTCTTGTGATCTTTTTAGACGATTTACAATGGATCGATTCAGCTTCGTTAAACTTGCAGAAGGTATTACTTTCTGATCCTGATCTGGCTTTTTTTCTAATCATTGGCGCATACCGCGATAACGAAGTGAATGCATCCCATCCGCTGACCATGAGTATAACAGAGCTAGAGCGAGCTGAAGTCAACCTGAAACGCATGAGCCTTCAAAACCTTACCGCAAATGATGTGAGTGCGCTTATTGCTGATACACTACATTGCAACCGGAAATATAGCGCTCCATTGGCAAAGCTGGTTTATTCCAAAACCGGCGGTAATGCATTTTTCACCCATCAGTTAATGCATACCCTGGATGATGAAGGAGTGTTGAATTTTGACTCAAACTCCAGGCAATGGCAATGGGATATGAATGTCCTGAAAGCAATGGACATTACAGAAAACGTCGTTGATTTAATGACAGGTAAATTGCAGAAGCTACCTTTCAACACAGTTGAAACGATAAAATTGGCGGCGTGTATCGGCAACCGATTTGATATGGCTACGCTGTTGATCATAGTCAACAAACCTGAACAAGTAGTTAAAGAATGGCTTGGACCGGCCTTGCGGGAGGGCATTGTATCTACGATTGATGATCACTATAAATTTGCTCACGACCGCGTACAGCAGGCTGCCTATTCATTGATCCCTGAGAAAGAGTTAAAGTCATTCCATTTGCAAATAGGCAGATTATTACAAGACTATCCATCCACGCAAGATCGGATTTTTGATATTGTTAATCAGCTAAATTATGTGGTGGAATTGATAACCGAGCCTGGGGAGCGCACTAAATTGGCTGAGCAAAACTTAATGGCAGCTCGGAAGGCAAAGGCCGCATCTGCTTTTACCAGTGCAAAAAAGTATGCGGAGACAGGGATTGGCTTACTTGAATCAAAGAGCTGGCAAAATGACTATGAGTTGACCTTATCGCTTCATAATGAAAATGGGGAACTCGCCTCTTTGACCGGGCACTACGACCAGATCCCGCATATTCTTGAACTGATTCGCTCGAATGCAAAAAGCTTCAATGATCAATTGGGCATATGTATGACCCAAATCGAAGCGGAAACTTCGCAATATAGATTTGCTGAAGCACTAGAAATAGGTTTAGACCTTTTGAAGGATCTCAATATCAAGGTTCCCAGGCCTCCTTCAGATGAAGACATTCAAAATTTATACGACAAACTTCTGAGCTTACTGACCGACGATCCCATAAAGCGAATACAAGAATTGGAAAAAATGACCGACGAGAGAGCTTCGGCCACCTGCTCGATTATTGTTTCCGAGATGTCAACATCTTATTTCGTTGATCCCTCTCTCTTTCCTATCCTCGTATATCTCGGCGCAATTTCTACACTTGAGAATGGCCTGAATTCCTGGTCGCCACATTTTTTTGGAAATGTTTGCGAATTGATATGCGCTTCAATTACTCCTGAAACCCCCGCAGATGAGGCTATCAGCTTAATCCAATTTAACAAAAATCTGCTTCAGGCAACCCGCAATATGCTGGATAATCCCATTACGGCGAAATGCCGAACAAAAGGAATGATGTTGCTAACATTTAATTCTCCCTGGGTTAGACCGATTCAAGAGAGCATTGAACTGGCAAAGACCACTTATCATACAGGTTTTGAGGACGGTGATTTACTCTACGGTTCCTATGGAGCGATTCTCTTTGCCTTTACGGCCTTTGCTGCAGGTATGAATCTTGATCTGTATCAAAGTCAAATATCCTGGTTTACGAACAGCCTGAGTCATACGGGCCAGAAAGCAACGCTGAACTGGCTTTCGCTTTATCAACAATCCGCTGAAAACTTTATAGAGCTTTCCTCAAAACCTGATGAATTAAAGGGCGCCTATTTTGATGAAAGCGAATGGTTGCCGAACGCTATCTCTGCAAAGGATACCTTCGGCAGGCACAACTTCTTGCTTCAAAAGCTAATATTGGTCTATCACTTTGACCGGGACAAAGCTTTAGTCAAATATGCTCATGAAGTAGATTATTTCATAAATGCCAACCCCGGTTCCTTCACCATATCAATGTATTACCTTTACCTTTCACTTGCAAAGCTGCGGTTATGCACTATACCGGAAAAAAGTAATGATACGATGGACTGGGTAGACAAGGCCTTGCATTGGTTTGAAATCTGGGCTGAATTTGTTCCGTCCACCTTCCAACATAAGTACGACTTAATTATGGCCGAAAAAGCCAGGGTGGCAGATGAAACCGATAAGGCTTTGTATCATTACGATCAGGCAATCCAAGGCGCCCAAAAAATGGGTTTTATTAATGATGAGGCATTGGCCAACGAACTTGCGGCAAGGTTCTGGCTTGGAAAAAAGCATGAGGATATTGCATCTCTGTATATGAAAAAAGCCTATAACTGTTACCGACAATGGGGGGCTAAAGGCAAACTAAAATATTTGGTAGCTAAATACCCAAAACTTTTTGAGACGGAAGGAGTAACTGATGAGCGGCAAACACCTCTTGATCTGGATACGGTCATCAAGGCATCACAAACCATTGCCAGAGAAATTGTATTAGATAAGCTAATGACCAAGATGATGCAAATTGTTATTCAAAATGCAGGGGCGCAACAAGGGTTCCTGATTTTGGAGAAGGAGGGTAATTGGGTCATCGAAGCCGAAAGTGATATCGACCAAGGCGAGGTGCAGGTGCTGCAGTCGCTCAACGTGGAAGCGCGTGAGGAGGTCTCCCCCGGTATCATTCATTACGTAGCCCGCAGCAAGGAAAGTGTGGTCCTGAATAACGCCGCCACGGAGGGTGGTTTTACCGATGATCTCACAATTCAACAACCTCAGTCGAAATCCGTCTTGTGCACACCCCTAATCAACCAGGGTAAAGTCAGTGGCATTTTATATCTGGAAAACAAGCTGACCACAGGGGCTTTTACCCCTGAACGGGTGGAACTGCTTAATTTGCTCTCTTCGCAAATGGCAATGGCCCTGGACAACGCAAAGCTATATGCAAATTTAGAAGAAAAGGTGAAAGAACGTTCTAAAGAATTAGCTGAAAGTGAGCATTGGTTTCGTGTGGTCTTCGAAAATGTGGGTGATGGCTTAATGGTACATGGTTTTAAGCCCGATGGCTCACCAGAACCATTTTTACATGTTAATCCGCCCTGGTGCAAGAAGTTGGGCTATTCCATTGAGGAAATGTTAAAAATTTCGCCCCTTGAATTAGACGATCCTGAAATTGCCAGGGAAGTTGTGATGGGAGCTATGAAAAATCTTATAGAGAAAGGTTACGCAGTCTTTGAGGCTGTTCAGATGCGAAAAGATGGATCAAAACTCCCGGTTGAAGTTAATGCCAGATTAGTTCCTTTTAAAGGTAAAGATTATATTTTCTCAGCTGTTAGAGACATTACTCTACGTAAAGAGGCGGAAGAATCATTAAAGCTGGCTAAAGAAGCAGCAGATGCCGCCAACCGGGCCAAGAGCGTGTTTCTGGCTAATATGTCCCACGAACTGCGTACACCGCTAAATGCTATTCTCGGTTTTTCCGAAATGATGAGGCGTGATCAAAATGCGCCTACCGACCAACAGGAGAAGCTTAGTATTATCAAACGTAGTGGCGAACACCTGCTGAATATGATCAACGATGTGCTCGATCTCTCCAAGATCGAAGCGGGACGTTTAGAGCTTGAACCGATGGCCTTTGATCTGCAGCAAATGCTGGCTGATATAGCTAGGATGTTTGAGGTTCGCGCCGAAGGCGCCGGGCTGTACTTCGTGCTGGAGACCGATCCGAAATTGACTCATTTCATTAAGACTGACTCCGGCAAGCTGCGCCAGATCCTCATAAATCTGCTGGGCAATGCAGTAAAGTTCACTCAGGAAGGAGGTATCGCTCTGCGTATCCGGACTCTGCCCATGGCTGATAGTCCCGACATGCATAATTTACAGATAGAAGTTGAGGACAGCGGGCCGGGCATCGCCGCAGAGCGCATAGAGCGTATTTTCGAACCCTTTGTCCAGGCCGGGCGCTCTCCAGCCTCGACGGAGGGTACGGGGCTCGGTCTGGCCATTACAAAATCTTTCGTAGAGCTTATAGGTGGTGAAATCAGTGTAGAAAGTAAGCCCGGAGAAGGGGCGCTGTTCCGTGTTCAACTGCCGGTGGCTCTGGCCGACGCCGCTGAGGTTGGAGTGATGGAGGCGGCCAAATCCGCAGTATCAGGACTGGAGCCGGGACAACCCCAGTGGCGCGTCATGGTGGTTGAAGACAACATTGATAATCGGCTGTTGCTGAGCAGTTTGCTCCAAGGGGTTGGCTTTCATATCAGGGAAGCGGAAAACGGCGCAGAGGGCGTTGCCCTTTTTGCACAATGGCAGCCTCACTTCATCTGGATGGATATGCGCATGCCCGTCATGGATGGCTACCGGGCAACGGCGAAGATCCGCTCCCTGCCCGGTGGGGATAAGGTGAAGATCGTGGCGCTCACTGCCAGCGCTTTCAAAGATCAGCGAAAGAATATTCTTGATACAGGCTGTGACCATGTTGTCTATAAGCCATTCAAGAGCCATGAGATTTTCGACGCTATGGAACAGCAGTTAGGTGTGCGATATACTTATGAAGAGGAGATGAAAGAACCTGCTATGCCGGAAATCACTCTTACTTCAGAAATATTGGCCCAGTTGCCTGAAGAACTGAGGCAGGCATTGAGGGAAGCGGCGCACAACCTCGATATTTCAGCCACTAATGACGTCATCGAGCTTATCGGCAACAAACAACCGGACATAGCCAGGGGGCTGCTGCTTCTGTTGAAGGAGTTCCGCTTTGAGAAAATACTGGAGCTGTTGAAATGA
- a CDS encoding transporter substrate-binding domain-containing protein, whose amino-acid sequence MIKKSHDFAKVKKGRCRLTIYQLRVTITVAALIFFSLPSFLYGDRGSEPSENSLTADEKAWLDRNPHIAREEAGYLFNNLEDRLGLSISDIISTYGDRIPGSQDEHIKKVSHLNRANPFLQTINYIDGSQRIRYVSPLEPNRRVIGLKIGLSGPKAALEDALSSGKPVLSSPFVIIQGKMGYSLMIPHAKEGAFELVFRAESVFGPESPFRMHQGIAIRIRDGHQTVYNSPDFREKKGLVLRTSQQMMGHNFQLEIIPGDLVGEKTLLVGSELDYPPFALVNKKGEAHGFSVDLFKAVAQVMGLKVRFRVGSWEEVRTALEKGEIDALPLVSYSEEREKVFDFTAPYTTSDAVAFIRKGDEGIVREKDLYGKRIIVMRADATHDYLFEQGITQDLLAVKSVAEALRLLASGEGDLAFLPRLTGLLEVKEMGLNNIVTRGPGFNVYGRGYGFAVREGNAELLEKLKLGLSIVKASGKYDELYDKWFGLVDPRGVSRETILKYTAIVSTGFLLVLTAALLWSWSLRREVKQRRFAEAELNRQRIFVEAVLENIQDGIVACDDEGLLALFNRASRTFHGIDVESLPPDEWASHYDLFLADGVTPMSTEEVPLYRAFRGERVKNQEMVITSREGTKRTVVASGQAMIDEKGRKLGAVVSMQDITDRRKVEGALKQSEQLLQMVIDTVPVVLVMKDRDGRHLLVNRNFEEVTGVKREAAIGKVDADIFPPHAAAKIREFDEKLIKEGKENFQEEEVPAPDGRVHTFYSRKVPVFDEENKVTGLVLASLDITEKKRVERELLIAKEEAEAANQAKSTFLANMSHELRTPLNAILGFSEMLGYDSHIKASQKEKLHIIRRSGEHLLDMINDVLDLSKIEAGKVEIENSPFDLHAMLSEIGQMFEIRAQSAGLLFNLDIDPALVRYIRADIGKLRQVLINLLGNAVNFTAKGSFSLSARSLPEAHSPARCTLQLDVADSGPGIPEAQIERIFEPFFQIDETRTSPKGTGLGLAISKSFIELMNGRISVESKSGEGARFSVELPVSLAEAADVSSLEVDKTLVAGLEAGQPEWRILIAEDNIENRLLLGGILEEAGFKTRNAANGEEAIAHFKEWHPHLIWMDMRMPVMDGFKATAAIRSLPEGDKVKIIAITAGALKEQRKKIMEAGCDHVVYKPFKSHEIFDAMAEHLGVRYIYEERPQVEKAEPEITLTSEMLAELPEELRQALGEAAHNLDISDVNDVIDRIGNKQPDIAGGLLLLVKEFRFEKILELLGGKQ is encoded by the coding sequence ATGATTAAAAAGAGTCATGATTTCGCTAAAGTGAAGAAGGGCCGATGCCGGCTTACTATCTATCAATTAAGGGTAACAATAACTGTTGCTGCATTAATTTTCTTTTCTTTACCTTCCTTTTTGTATGGAGACAGGGGTTCCGAGCCGTCAGAAAACTCGTTGACAGCCGATGAAAAAGCCTGGCTTGACAGGAATCCCCACATTGCCCGTGAGGAGGCCGGCTACCTCTTTAACAATCTTGAAGACCGTCTTGGCTTAAGTATTTCAGACATCATCAGTACCTATGGAGACCGTATTCCCGGGAGCCAGGATGAACACATAAAAAAGGTATCCCATTTGAACAGAGCTAACCCTTTTTTACAAACCATCAATTATATCGATGGCAGCCAACGCATCCGTTATGTATCACCGCTGGAACCGAACCGGAGAGTCATCGGTTTAAAAATAGGCCTTTCCGGTCCTAAAGCTGCCCTTGAGGATGCTTTATCGAGCGGTAAGCCCGTTCTTTCAAGTCCATTTGTCATCATCCAGGGCAAAATGGGCTACTCCCTCATGATTCCACACGCTAAAGAGGGAGCCTTCGAACTGGTCTTCAGAGCAGAATCTGTCTTTGGTCCTGAAAGCCCCTTTCGAATGCATCAGGGAATTGCCATAAGAATTAGAGATGGCCACCAGACAGTCTATAATTCACCGGACTTTAGAGAAAAGAAAGGGTTGGTTCTAAGAACAAGTCAGCAGATGATGGGACACAATTTTCAATTAGAGATCATTCCAGGCGACCTTGTTGGGGAGAAAACTTTACTGGTTGGAAGCGAACTCGATTACCCTCCCTTTGCCCTGGTCAATAAAAAAGGTGAAGCCCATGGATTTAGCGTGGACCTCTTCAAGGCGGTAGCCCAGGTAATGGGGCTGAAAGTGCGATTCCGCGTAGGCTCATGGGAAGAAGTGCGTACTGCTCTGGAAAAAGGTGAAATTGACGCCCTGCCGTTAGTCTCCTATTCGGAAGAACGGGAAAAGGTATTCGACTTTACGGCGCCTTATACCACATCTGATGCAGTGGCTTTTATACGCAAAGGGGATGAAGGGATTGTCAGGGAAAAGGATTTGTATGGAAAGAGGATAATCGTTATGCGGGCCGATGCCACCCATGACTATCTTTTTGAGCAAGGGATAACACAAGACTTGCTGGCAGTTAAGTCAGTAGCGGAAGCATTGCGCCTGCTGGCCTCAGGTGAGGGAGACCTGGCTTTTCTTCCACGTTTAACAGGTTTGCTGGAAGTTAAGGAAATGGGATTGAATAACATTGTTACCAGGGGGCCAGGCTTTAACGTCTATGGACGGGGCTACGGCTTTGCAGTTCGGGAAGGCAATGCGGAACTTCTGGAAAAACTTAAGCTGGGGCTTAGTATCGTTAAAGCCAGTGGCAAATATGATGAACTTTATGACAAATGGTTTGGACTGGTCGATCCCAGAGGCGTTTCGAGAGAGACGATCCTCAAATACACTGCAATAGTTAGTACGGGATTTCTTTTAGTGCTAACGGCAGCCCTGCTCTGGTCCTGGTCCCTGCGACGGGAGGTGAAACAGCGGCGTTTTGCCGAGGCGGAACTTAACAGGCAAAGAATCTTTGTGGAGGCAGTTTTAGAGAACATACAGGATGGGATTGTAGCCTGTGATGATGAAGGTCTTCTTGCACTCTTTAATCGTGCTTCACGTACTTTCCACGGAATAGATGTAGAAAGCTTACCTCCTGATGAGTGGGCAAGCCATTACGATCTTTTTCTGGCTGATGGCGTCACTCCCATGTCGACAGAGGAGGTTCCTCTTTATCGGGCCTTTCGAGGTGAAAGGGTGAAAAACCAGGAGATGGTTATTACCTCACGGGAAGGGACCAAACGCACTGTTGTGGCAAGTGGCCAGGCCATGATCGATGAAAAGGGGAGGAAACTGGGGGCCGTCGTCTCCATGCAGGATATCACTGACCGCAGGAAGGTGGAAGGGGCGCTGAAGCAAAGTGAGCAACTCCTGCAAATGGTTATCGATACGGTTCCCGTTGTTTTGGTTATGAAAGATCGTGATGGACGTCATTTGCTGGTAAATCGCAATTTTGAAGAGGTGACAGGCGTGAAAAGGGAAGCTGCCATAGGGAAGGTCGATGCAGATATTTTCCCTCCTCATGCAGCTGCCAAAATCAGGGAATTTGATGAAAAACTGATAAAGGAAGGCAAGGAAAACTTTCAGGAAGAGGAAGTACCCGCTCCCGATGGAAGGGTGCATACTTTTTACAGCCGCAAAGTTCCTGTTTTTGATGAAGAAAATAAGGTGACGGGCCTTGTTCTTGCGTCGCTTGATATTACGGAAAAGAAAAGAGTCGAAAGGGAACTGCTCATTGCCAAGGAAGAAGCCGAAGCCGCTAATCAGGCCAAAAGCACTTTCCTGGCCAATATGTCCCATGAGCTTCGTACACCGCTCAATGCCATCCTCGGCTTTTCCGAAATGCTGGGTTATGACTCTCATATCAAGGCTTCTCAAAAAGAAAAACTTCATATAATCAGACGCAGTGGAGAGCACTTGCTGGATATGATCAATGACGTTCTGGATCTTTCCAAAATAGAGGCAGGCAAGGTGGAGATAGAGAACTCTCCCTTCGACCTTCATGCCATGTTGTCGGAAATCGGTCAAATGTTTGAAATACGTGCCCAAAGTGCAGGTTTGCTTTTTAATCTGGACATTGATCCGGCGCTGGTACGCTATATCAGGGCCGATATAGGTAAACTGCGCCAGGTTCTTATTAACTTGCTGGGCAACGCAGTGAACTTCACGGCAAAAGGCAGCTTTTCACTGAGTGCCCGTTCTTTGCCTGAAGCCCATAGTCCTGCCCGGTGCACCTTACAATTGGACGTAGCGGATAGTGGTCCCGGTATCCCTGAGGCGCAGATAGAGCGAATTTTTGAGCCTTTTTTTCAAATTGATGAAACCCGTACCTCGCCTAAAGGCACTGGATTGGGTCTGGCCATTAGCAAATCCTTTATAGAACTGATGAATGGAAGGATTTCTGTTGAGAGCAAATCCGGCGAAGGGGCACGATTTTCTGTTGAACTGCCTGTAAGCCTGGCGGAAGCGGCAGACGTGAGCAGCCTTGAGGTGGATAAAACTTTGGTAGCGGGACTCGAAGCGGGACAGCCTGAATGGCGTATTCTCATTGCAGAGGATAATATTGAAAACCGGCTTTTGCTTGGCGGCATACTGGAAGAGGCCGGATTTAAAACGAGAAATGCAGCCAATGGTGAAGAAGCGATTGCCCATTTTAAAGAATGGCATCCTCATTTAATATGGATGGATATGCGTATGCCTGTTATGGATGGTTTCAAAGCCACCGCAGCGATTCGGTCTTTGCCTGAGGGCGATAAAGTAAAGATTATTGCTATTACAGCCGGCGCTTTGAAAGAACAGCGTAAGAAAATTATGGAGGCAGGTTGCGACCATGTAGTCTATAAGCCATTCAAGAGCCATGAGATTTTCGATGCAATGGCTGAGCACCTCGGTGTGCGGTATATCTACGAAGAAAGGCCGCAAGTAGAAAAGGCTGAGCCTGAGATCACTCTTACTTCAGAAATGTTGGCTGAATTGCCTGAAGAACTGAGGCAGGCTTTGGGGGAGGCTGCGCACAACCTCGATATTTCAGACGTTAATGACGTCATCGACCGTATCGGCAATAAACAACCGGACATAGCCGGGGGGCTGCTGCTTCTGGTGAAGGAATTCCGCTTTGAGAAAATACTGGAACTGCTGGGTGGAAAACAGTGA
- a CDS encoding porin codes for MKIYAEKRHSMPYYLSSISRICFPALLALFYLNTTAIAKDVDREIELLRQKLEQQNQRIEELEKEQSGIKSDNSIRSFLTVGGRVQFDALYNRPSVGGPGGGNSGDLSVWPGAVPLDSSGERGQFNFHGRDSRIWLKSRIPTIEGYLASLIEVDFWGSSGNEKISNSHNIRLRHAYLEIGQLTMGQTNSTFHGTGNPDTFVLPATDVFARQPQIRFTQAFQSGDFRIALEQAETTLTNTSGIQLTPDDDRYPDIASRLTLRGDWGEASLSGLFREIRSDGALVAGVEDHVWGYGLYASGRLNTFGVDNLRLGIAYGDAIGRYVAGNTYNDGAIDSQGQIKLQTIVNAHISYQHWWSDNIRSNLAYAYVHADNDLNIVPATVDKEAYSLHMNIIFTTVDNVLYGMEYVHAERELENGQDGELDRVQFRMRYDF; via the coding sequence ATGAAAATATATGCCGAAAAACGACACTCCATGCCATATTACCTGAGCTCTATCAGCAGAATATGCTTTCCGGCCCTTTTAGCCCTTTTTTATCTAAATACCACGGCCATTGCAAAGGATGTCGACAGGGAGATAGAGCTTCTCAGGCAAAAGCTGGAACAGCAAAATCAACGTATAGAGGAACTTGAAAAAGAGCAGTCCGGGATAAAATCCGACAATAGTATCAGATCCTTTCTGACTGTCGGCGGGCGTGTACAGTTTGACGCCCTCTATAACCGGCCCAGTGTTGGAGGACCGGGTGGCGGTAATTCCGGTGATCTCTCTGTTTGGCCCGGAGCTGTCCCTCTTGATAGTAGCGGCGAAAGGGGGCAGTTTAACTTTCATGGCCGCGACAGCCGAATCTGGCTGAAATCACGAATACCGACGATAGAAGGATATTTAGCTTCTCTCATCGAAGTTGATTTCTGGGGTTCCAGCGGCAATGAAAAGATCAGCAATTCGCACAATATACGCCTGCGACACGCTTATCTCGAGATAGGCCAACTGACCATGGGCCAGACAAACTCCACCTTCCATGGTACAGGCAACCCGGATACATTTGTTCTCCCGGCGACAGATGTTTTTGCGCGCCAGCCACAGATTCGTTTTACGCAAGCCTTTCAAAGTGGAGATTTTCGGATAGCGCTGGAACAGGCGGAAACGACGCTTACCAATACATCGGGAATTCAGCTAACTCCCGATGATGACCGCTACCCGGACATTGCAAGCAGGTTAACCTTGCGTGGCGATTGGGGTGAGGCCTCCCTGTCGGGCTTATTTCGCGAGATCCGCAGTGACGGCGCCCTGGTGGCAGGCGTGGAAGATCATGTATGGGGATATGGCCTTTATGCATCGGGGCGTTTGAATACTTTCGGTGTGGATAATCTCAGATTGGGCATTGCCTACGGCGATGCCATCGGACGATATGTAGCGGGGAATACTTATAATGACGGCGCTATTGATTCACAGGGGCAAATTAAGCTGCAGACAATCGTCAATGCACATATTTCCTATCAACACTGGTGGAGTGACAACATTCGTTCCAACCTGGCATATGCTTACGTTCATGCCGATAACGACCTCAATATCGTTCCCGCAACAGTGGACAAAGAGGCTTATTCCCTGCATATGAATATTATTTTCACCACAGTTGACAATGTATTGTACGGCATGGAGTATGTCCATGCCGAACGGGAGCTGGAAAACGGACAGGATGGAGAGCTTGACCGTGTGCAGTTTCGTATGCGCTATGACTTCTGA